A window from Populus trichocarpa isolate Nisqually-1 chromosome 3, P.trichocarpa_v4.1, whole genome shotgun sequence encodes these proteins:
- the LOC18096914 gene encoding uncharacterized protein LOC18096914 — protein MAASSPVMSNNSSDTGQTSISTAAGGTVSFSAPPKTLRGLNKPKCIQCGNVARSRCPYQSCKSCCSRAQNPCHIHVLKANATFPDKSPASSAPLFEQQVNEAPPAVSSHRAASLRQLSSNFSQFNNLHSPLRSRKPLTRKEAAAINEWRFSKLKEFRDRNIEVENEAFDRYMHNISLLEEVFSLKSFLEGSTEDESLSSNHDHASAKEDTEEKMVSEQKLKLRSNLSRSENDRKRLQQIVDVGLKKLQKLELNNGSVNNQKEVDKRPEKAKSLRAEKASALSDLMDKLNKARNEEDLKSCSETKAQLYSQHARSRTEIKDFEVLREQTAKKDVAPQKEMDFFSQKLFRAVEIDHEALTSIDAHFSSLEKIEDL, from the exons ATGGCAGCCTCTTCTCCGGTCATGAGCAATAACAGCTCCGACACCGGCCAAACCTCCATCTCCACCGCCGCCGGAGGCACGGTATCTTTCAGCGCACCACCGAAGACTCTCCGCGGCCTCAACAAACCCAAGTGTATTCAGTGCGGCAACGTTGCCCGCTCCAG GTGCCCTTATCAGTCGTGCAAAAGTTGCTGCTCAAGAGCTCAAAATCCATGCCACATTCATG TTCTTAAAGCAAATGCAACATTTCCGGACAAGAGTCCAGCTTCAAGTGCCCCTCTCTTTGAGCAGCAGGTTAATGAAGCGCCTCCTGCAGT GAGTTCGCATAGAGCTGCATCACTTCGGCAACTTTCTAGCAATTTTTCTCAATTCAACAATTTGCATTCCCCACTCCGCTCAAGAAAGCCATTGACCAGAAAG GAAGCTGCGGCAATAAATGAATGGAGGTTTTCCAAATTGAAGGAATTCAGGGACAGAAACATTGAAGTGGAAAATGAAGCTTTTGATCGGTATATGCATAATATTAGCCTGCTGGAGGAggtattttctttgaaatcttTCCTAGAAGGCTCCACTGAGGACGAATCACTCTCTTCAAACCACGACCATGCTTCTGCAAAAGAGGACACTGAAGAAAAGATGGTTTCAGAGCAGAAGTTGAAGCTTAGGTCAAATCTGAGCAGGAGCGAGAATGACCGTAAGAGGTTACAACAAATTGTTGATGTGGGGTTGAAGAAGCTTCAGAAACTTGAGTTGAATAATGGCAGTGTTAATAACCAAAAAGAAGTTGATAAAAGGCCGGAGAAGGCAAAAAGTTTGCGGGCAGAGAAGGCCTCAGCTTTAAGTGATCTGATGGACAAGTTAAACAAAGCCCGCAATGAAGAGGACCTAAAGTCTTGCTCGGAGACAAAGGCCCAACTGTATAGTCAGCACGCTAGGTCTAGAACGGAAATCAAAGATTTTGAGGTATTGAGGGAGCAGACTGCCAAAAAAGACGTGGCACCCCAAAaagaaatggattttttttcacaaaaattatttagagCAGTGGAAATTGACCACGAAGCTCTGACTAGCATAGATGCACACTTCTCGTCCCTCGAAAAGATAGAAGATCTGTGA